One region of Carassius gibelio isolate Cgi1373 ecotype wild population from Czech Republic chromosome A1, carGib1.2-hapl.c, whole genome shotgun sequence genomic DNA includes:
- the LOC127935782 gene encoding CMRF35-like molecule 7 encodes MTEEERRMKIIWTFTLLMIPDFVSSIDVEGYSESEVNISCRYVKEYTQNTKYFCRGKKPDKEKKKWCIELIRTEEKDKWVDSGRFSLFDNTTAAVFTVTFRNLSERDSGTYQCAVDRTKGKDSYTEVKMNVRKGE; translated from the exons atgactgaagaagagagaaGAATGAAGATCATCTGGACTTTCACTCTGCTGATGATTCCTG ATTTCGTGAGCTCCATTGATGTGGAAGGATATTCAGAAAGTGAAGTCAACATCTCATGCAGATATGTGAAGGAATATACCCAAAACACAAAGTATTTCTGTAGAGGAAAGAAGCcagataaagaaaagaaaaagtggtgCATTGAACTCATCAGGACTGAAGAGAAAGATAAATGGGTTGATTCTGGAAGATTCTCTCTGTTTGACAACACAACAGCAGCAGTTTTCACTGTGACCTTCAGAAATCTGAGTGAACGGGATTCTGGGACGTATCAGTGTGCAGTTGATAGAACTAAAGGAAAAGATTCATACACTGAAGTGAAGATGAACGTTAGAAAAGGTGAGTAA